The following are encoded in a window of Gossypium raimondii isolate GPD5lz chromosome 13, ASM2569854v1, whole genome shotgun sequence genomic DNA:
- the LOC105782507 gene encoding zinc finger CCCH domain-containing protein ZFN-like, translating to MEFSFDAGIPMSRTATAAVPVTEGSSLSPSLNQDAMWQMNLRSSETMESSPYPERPGEPDCSYYIRTGLCRFGATCHFNHPPNRKLAIAAARMKGEFPERVGQPECQYYLKTGTCKFGATCKFHHPRDKAGIAGRVSLNILGYPLRPNETECAYYLRTGQCKFGSTCKFHHPQPTNMMVSLRGSPIYQTVPSPTTPGQQSYPGGITNWSRASFIPNPRWQGPSSYASLILPQGMVSVPGWNAYSGQLASVSSSENLQQTNVNHQIHGTSRQNESATAGSQASFSELRSSSVPVGVYALQRENVFPERPGEPECQFYMKTGDCKFGAVCKFHHPRERVLPAPDCVLSPIGLPLRPGEPLCIFYSRYGICKFGPSCKFNHPMGIFTYNYSPSSPSDAPVHCFLGSSSGTAGLNLSSEGLVEAVPTKPRRLSLSKNRQLSPSDDDIDAEG from the exons ATGGAATTCTCATTCGATGCTGGAATTCCGATGTCACGAACAGCAACGGCGGCCGTGCCTGTCACTGAAGGATCCTCGCTTTCACCTTCGTTGAATCAag ATGCCATGTGGCAAATGAACTTGAGATCCAGTGAAACGATGGAATCTAGTCCCTATCCTGAGCGTCCAGGAGAACCTGATTGTTCTTATTATATCAGGACAGGCCTTTGTAGATTTGGGGCGACATGTCATTTTAATCATCCTCCTAACCGGAAACTG GCTATCGCTGCTGCAAGAATGAAGGGAGAGTTTCCAGAAAGAGTAGGACAACCTGAATGTCAG TACTACCTGAAAACAGGAACTTGCAAATTTGGAGCTACATGCAAGTTTCATCATCCTAGAGACAAAGCTGGGATAGCTGGCAGAGTTTCCTTAAATATTTTGGGCTATCCTCTTCGCCCG AATGAGACTGAATGTGCTTATTATCTAAGAACTGGACAATGCAAGTTCGGGAGCACTTGTAAATTTCACCATCCTCAACCAACTAATATGATGGTTTCATTGCGTGGCTCTCCTATTTATCAAACTGTCCCTTCTCCAACCACTCCTGGTCAGCAGTCATATCCAGGAGGAATTACAAATTGGTCAAGAGCATCTTTCATTCCCAACCCTCGTTGGCAAGGTCCTTCAAGTTATGCATCCTTGATTTTACCACAAGGGATGGTATCAGTTCCAGGCTGGAATGCTTATAGT GGTCAACTGGCATCAGTCTCTTCTTCAGAGAACCTGCAGCAGACAAATGTAAATCACCAAATTCATGGAACCTCTCGCCAGAATGAATCAGCAACTGCAGGATCCCAAGCATCCTTTTCTGAGTTACGCTCCAGTTCTGTCCCTGTAGGCGTTTATGCATTGCAGAGGGAGAATGTATTCCCTGAGAGACCTGGCGAGCCTGAGTGCCAATTTTACATGAAGACTGGTGATTGTAAATTTGGTGCAGTTTGTAAGTTCCATCACCCAAGAGAGAGAGTTCTTCCTGCTCCTGATTGTGTGTTGAGTCCTATAGGCCTTCCTTTACGCCCG GGTGAACCTCTATGCATATTCTATTCTCGATATGGAATTTGCAAATTTGGTCCAAGTTGCAAGTTTAACCATCCCATGGGAATTTTCACATACAATTACTCACCATCATCTCCATCTGATGCCCCAGTTCACTGTTTCTTGGGGTCATCGTCAGGAACTGCTGGGTTAAACCTGTCATCAGAGGGGCTTGTTGAAGCAGTCCCTACAAAGCCCAGGCGACTATCACTGTCCAAAAATAGACAGTTGTCTCCCAGTGATGATGATATTGATGCTGAGGGATAA
- the LOC105784335 gene encoding uncharacterized protein LOC105784335, translating to MKSGYGVTLFLLFLFFSAFFFNYNEATSMAQVNGSSEMFPLVEEKMMLFNESRRKLGSFQICAVCTCCGGAKGACLPSPCCYAINCNIPNRPFGFCSFTPKTCNCFGCHL from the exons ATGAAATCTGGTTATGGGGTCACTCTTTTTCTcttgtttctcttcttttcagcttttttcttcaattacaATGAAGCTACAAGCATGGCCCAA GTAAATGGGTCTTCAGAAATGTTCCCATTGGTGGAAGAGAAGATGATGTTGTTCAATGAAAGCAGAAGAAAGTTGGGGAGTTTCCAGATATGTGCTGTTTGTACATGCTGTGGTGGAGCTAAAGGTGCTTGCTTACCTTCTCCTTGTTGCTATGCTATCAATTGCAACATTCCAAACAGACCCTTTGGTTTCTGTTCTTTCACTCCCAAAACCTGTAATTGCTTTGGATGCCATCTCTAG